The DNA window GAGAGCACTAGAGCAAATTATCTGTAGAGCAAATTATCTGTAGAAATGGAATCATGTTTTGATTAATTAATCACAGGGAATTGTGAACAGCTTAATCTTGAAATGGCAACTGCACAAGCTTTGTACAAAGAGGTGCTATCATTTTCAGTTGACGATATTTTGAAGCGGAAATATGACCCTTTCAAGGTATGAGCCTCTCCCAATAGGCAACAAACacttcagcagcagcaagagcagtaagagaaccatcagcagcaggaggaggaggaacagaGCTACCATcttcagcagcaggagcaggaggaggagcagtaGGAGAACCATCAACAATTCTAATCTGTTGATCAGCAGCAACCTCATGATAAGCTTCAAAATGCTCGTTCCGGGGATCATCTTGGATTCCTGGGTCACCGCCCTGAGGATCAGCTGCTCTGCTGCTGTTCTGGGCATCTTGCACGCCCATGGAGATCATAAACTGATTCCTCtccttcaaaatttgtcccatcAAATTGTCAACTGTGTTGAAATATGATGTGGCAATTTCCCTCTTTTGTGGgcttaaatcttgaaaaaatttGGAATGCAACGATTCAATTCTGATGTTCGGAACAAGTTGCCTACTACCCATTGAATAGCATGTACCCACCATGCTCCTGAACTCTGTATCTAGGAATAGCATATCCTTTATCTAGAAGTAGCACATGCTGTATcttggaatagcacatccttGACAGTAAAGGACATCCACTACcttggaatagcacatcctgtatcttggaaaagcacatcctgtacctaggaatagcacatcctgtatctaggaatagcacatcctgtgCCTTGGAATAGGACATCCAGTACCTTGGAATAGCACATCCAGTAtcttggaaaagcacatcctgtatcttgcAATAGCACGTCCTGTAtcttggaaaagcacatcctgtatctaggAATAGCATATCCTTTATCTAGaaatagcacatcctgtatcttggaatagcacatccttGACACTAAAGGACATCCATTACcttggaatagcacatcctgtatattggaaaagcacatcctgtgtctaggaatagcacatcctgtatctaggaatagcacatcctgtatcttggaaaagcacatcctgtatctaggaatagcacatcctgtatcttgcAATAGCACGTCCTGTAtcttggaaaagcacatcctgtatctaggAATAGCATATCCTTTATCTAGaaatagcacatcctgtatcttggaaaagcacatcctTGACACTAAAGTATTGcaatagcacatcctgtatcttggaaaagcacatcctgtatctaggAATAGCACATCCTTGACACTAAACTGTCGCAATGACCCGGGCCTCCCCTTCGCGCTCACCATCCGCGCGGGGCTCGACCCGCTAAGCTCCTCGGCGCGCGAACCCTTCGCGCTTGCCGCCGAGTTCTTCAACCTCCTCTCCTTCGACccgtcttcttcctccgtcTCAAGCCTCGCCTTGGCAACTTCCCGCTCTCCGGCATGCTCCgctcccccgcggcggcggcggcggcccgggctGCACTGCTCGCCGTGCTGTTCCAGTTAAAAAGATGTTCTCATTTCTCCAGTTGTTATTTGGTTGTTCACATTGACAGTTTAGTGGGAATTGCATTCcaatatgcaaaaaaaaagtgcGCAGAGTATCAATGGTTGTAGTTTTATTGGGTTGTTCACATTCCAATCTACAAAAGAAAGAGCGCAGAGCATCAATGGCTGCAGTTTTCAATGCATAAACTCATCAACTGAAGTTGTAGCAAAGAATTCTGTAACGATATTATGTCAGCAATAATACAGATTGAATGTTCACCTTGCGTGCTTGAGTTAGTTTAATATTGAGCGCCTTTGTCGATGGAATCTGATCATAAAGAATATGCAGAACCAATGGTGCAAAAGCATGCCACTTTACACAAACTGTTCAGATTTCTAAAACTTCAACTTGTGAACAAACCAATCATCTAAACAAATATTTGCGAAAGAAAGGTAAAATCTTACATTGGTTGGCACCCGATAGGCTCGATCCGGAGAACGACTCATCAGGATCATTGAGCGGTGTGGCTCTAGCACCAAATTTCCTAAGCAGGGATGTAACAAATTCAGATGAGGTCGGTCCATCTCTGTTTTCGGCCTTGGTAGATGATACCAGAACATCAGCAAGGTCTAGCAAAGCCTCAGCATTCGCAAACTGTCCCCCAATGCGCTTAACCAAAAAAGGAAAACATAAGGGAACAAAGTAAGCAGCGGAAAAGCAGCCACCTTTTTAGTGAAGCTTTTCAATCATGCCCCATACATCATGTTACTTATTAACAGTGCAATTAGAGAGAAATTTGTACCCGAGGGTGGAGGAAATGAATGTGTTCACAAAAGGTACAACATGGAGTTCAAATAATAATCGACAGCAAAGTGTCCTGGCTACTACGCCATGTTAGCAGAGAAAATATAAACCAGTTCTGATTACATCTAGCTATACAAAAGTCCATCCTAAGTTCATTAGCCTCTCAGCATAAATCGGCTGGATGCTTCCTCCCCCCAATTCATCTGTCCCATCACAAACCACCCAATCAACGCCAAAAGCAGAAAACACAGTGCCATATTCCTAGGTTTCACTTTAGTTGACCCTTTCAGCTTTTGCAGCTCATTCTCCATCAGTTTCAATGCAGCAGCTGTCGATTTCTTGTTTTCCTCAATTTCAACCATGGCTGCCTTCATCGACTTTTTCACGTTATCCAGCTCTTCCATCACTAACTCCAGGTTGGACAGCTTTTTCTTCATCTCTCTGATGGAATTGGTTAGAGATTCAACGGCTTTGCCATGATCATTAAGTGCGATCATTAACAACTCAAGGCGTCGGTCACCACTGACAAACCCATCCTCGATTAACAAAACAGCATAGCTCGCTTGCCAGTGGAAAAAATCACATTGAGACCCATCCTGTAAAGAAGAAAGCCTTGGGCCCTCAAAATTACCCAAACCATATAACTTATCAATTGAGCAAAAATTGAGAAATAACCGTTTTCTTGGCTCTGCACCGGTAGAACTTCCTCGACGTGGTTTCTGGTTGTTTGGAGACCCGCTCAATCACCACCCCATTGCAGAGCTTGCAAGGGATTAGAGGAAGCTCAGCACTCGCAGTATTGGAGCCAGAGAGTAAggatgacgatgacgatgacggCATCTCCTCAAATAGCCTGAAAGACCATAGCAATGATAAATTACCAGTTTGCTCAATCCTTAGAACACTGAAAACATAAGTTAACGGTGTTTTATTAGTTCAAAGTAAAGCACTGATTTAACATGTACAGTATGTTCAGATAAGTTCAGAGCTGATCTCATGAACATTGCTATGACTACCCAGGTTGCAGATATTGAAGCTGCTGAAAAGCAGAAAATGAGAGAGAAGGTGCAGAAGATTATAGCGCATGGGATCAACTATTTTGTCAACAGGCAGTTAATCTATAACTTCCCTGAAGAACTCTTTGCTGATGCTGGCATCCTCGCAATTGAGCATGCTGATTTTGAGGGCATTGAACGGCTAGCTCTTGTCACTGGTGGTGAGATCGCATCAACTTTTGATAATCCGGAGTCTGTTAAGCTTGGGCACTGCAAGGTTATCGAAGAGATTATGATTGGGGAGGACAGGCTAATTCATTTCACTGGGGTTGAGATGGGACAGGCTTGCACCATTGTCCTGCGGGGAACGAGTGAGCATGTGCTTGATGAGGCCGAGAGGTCCTTGCATGACACCCTATGCGTGCTGTCCCAGACAGTGAACGACACCCGTGTCTTGTTCGGGGGTGGATGGCCCGAAATGGTGATGGCCAAAGAAGTCGATGAACTTGCAAGACCCCTGGGAAGAAATCTCATGCTATCGATGCTTTCTCCCGTGCCCTGCAAGCCATCCCAACGACCATAGCTGACAATGCTGGTTTCGATAGTGCTGAGCTAATCTCTAGGCTCCGGGCCGAGCACCACAAGGAGAACTGCACTGCTGGAATTGATGTCATCACGGGCAGTGTCGGAGACATGCAGAAGCTGGGGATTCAAGAGTCGTTCAAGGCGAAGCAGGCCATCCTTCTGTCCGCGACAGAGGCGGCAGAGATGATCCTCAGGGTCGATGAGATCATAACCTGCGCCCCGCACAGAAGAGAGGACAGGATGTGACCACACACGCTTATCTTTGGAttagggtgtgtgtgtgttttcccCAGTTGCAGGGGTTACTATGATTTTATTACATTTGGGGTGCTTGGTAGCCCCTGAGCAACTGGGACCTGTTATTTGTGCAACAGTGCGAATGTTACGACTTACAACAGTCTCCTATCTAGGCCTTTTGTTTTAAATCCTAGTTTATGGATCCCCTTGGTAGCTAATGTCAGCGGTGTGCTTGTATTGTGACTGGAGACGTGTTGATGTGTAATGGCAGGGCCTGTCGACCTTGTATGGtcatttttgtcaaaaaaaaaggaggatATATATAACTGTATCAGTCACACCATTACTTGAAAGCATAACCATATATCAACgcagggagaaggaagaaaggggTGAGGGCTAAATATACGAGGGGAGGGATTGGGAAGTGGCCGGCCATTActaaggctgctgctgctgcagcagccgtAAGGCTTGCACGCCACCTATAGGCTGCAGTAAAGCCTGCCCAGGCTTGCACGCCACTCAGCAGCATGCTGCACACGCCACCCTACACCCTACAACCCTGCTGCTCGCCACCCTAACCCTACAGGCTATGCTGCACTTGAAATCAGATATCATCTTTGAATACCGGAGGAAAtcgaaagaagaaaagaaagaatcaACCACTCCCGCTCAGTTTAGACCCAGAGTGAAATTCCATGTCAAATGGACCATGATCTGCTCTTTTCTCAGCTCggggaaaagaagaaagaatggcACTGAAGTGGACATTCGAGAGAGATGGACAATAGATACAGATGCAAGTCAGGGAAAGAGCAGAGAGAATGGCGGTGAAGTTATGGCAGTTACCTCAGGCGGCACGGCCGACGATATCGCGTCGCGGGGCTGCGAGGAgctcggcggaggaggccgccgagATCCGCGGCGAACGGAGCTAGGGTTTCAAACCCTAGCTCACGGGCCCGCCAGCAGGTGATGCGAGGGGGCCGGAGCTCCCACGGCACAGCCGACGAGGTTGCGTCAGTGGGGCGGCGAGGTCGCGCCGCGGCGAGGTCCCGTCGCGGCAGTGGGGCGGCGAGGTCCCGTCGCGGCAGTGGATGCGGAGGAAGAAAGAGATCAGAAGAAGATGGGCGGCGAGGTCCCGTCGGCGGTGTTGTTTTTGCCGGTCGAGAAGATGGGCGTTCTAGCCTAATAGGCCACCCATACAGAAGAAATGAGCCCAACAGGCCCTTCTCTCTCTCGCGCGCCTCATACTGGGAGAGGAGTGCTCGATATATGATTCAGCTGCCCAACAAGGTTTAGAAGTTTAAAATAATTCTAATCCCATGTACAATGAAGGCCATTATTTCAGACCAACAGATAATGTGGATTTGAAATGCAAGTGATTGGTCATTTCCAGTAAATTCATTTAAGCAAATGAGGTAAATACAGAAATACACAATCATGTTCAGCTCATAGTTGCACTAAGCTGGGTTCAGATTCCGAGTACCTGAAAGAAAACTAAGTTTGCAAAAGAAGACTCAGTAGAGTTCACAAATAAATGATAAAGCAACGAAGAAGAACTTGACCAATTGGTGCTCTgaagatgacactctgaagaagagaaaaagacagcatgtcGCTAGGAGGTTGTTTCGTGCAGATGAATAGAAAGAAAGAGCAACTGAGCAAGATGAAGCAGGCTTGCTGACATAGCAACTCAACACCATTTTGAAGAAACTGGATGCAAAGCAGTTGTAAGCATGATTAGGCAGCTTTTCTTTCCTCAATTCTCATTAAATAGTGACACTCGCACCATCGATCTGTTGACCAGATGACTGATTTTCGTTTGAGGCAACAAACTATTTTGATTATTTCCATATAATACAAGCGTTGTGGACGTCCGAGGGATCGTCTTGGTTCTTCCCGGTACCCGCCGCCGGAAGCCAACCCGACGTCCCTTCACGGAGGAAGCAGCTCGAACGCATGCCACATCCTTTCTGTCCGGCAGCCAGGGTCACCTTGCGCCGCAGCGACCACAGCATTGCATTCCTCCACATGAATAGTTTTGCACAATAGGGTATGGTAGTTTTATAGCAAGGTCGCCGTGTGGGGCcagacccacatgtcagtgaccGGGGATTACCTATGGATATCCCTTCTGGCTTTACTAATGCCCATCGCCGACTACCTGTTGCAATTTCTTCTGCTGGATCAGAAACCATTACTTCTACCATTGGCATTGAAAAGAAGCCCCTCTCTAATGGATGCACCTCCTAGTCTTATTTTGGACGTTCCTCTGGGATTTTGTATGGATATCCCTCCTGGCTTTACAGAAGCTCATCGCCAACTACCTTCTGCAATTTCTTCTGTTGGATCAGAAACCTTTGCTTCTACCACTCGCACTGAGTTTTTCACCCATGGAGTGGCAATCGATGAGGGTGTGTCTAGGTACGCATGCGTCCTTGTAGAAGCCTATGTATGGGTCCCGTCGGCCCCGCACGGCACCAGCAAGTctagcctcgccgccgccatgccaaCTACCTCCGAGAAGTCAGAGGTCGTAGAGGTTGAAGCGGAGGTAGTTTGCCATGGCAGCGATGAGGCTGGACTTGCCGGTGCCGGGCGGGCCGTAGCGGCGTCAAAATTGCCGAGAGCAGGGTCGTCCTTGAGCTCTGCAACCAACACGTGCGCGCGTAAGAAAAGCACACATCAGAGGACGACCACTGTTAGTTGCAGCGCGCCCGCCAGAGCCGCAGCGAGGACGTTGGGGAGGGAAGGCGCATGCACGTATCACCTATCAACTCCCTGGCTGCTGCGTAGGCCGACCGGAGCGCGCCCCTCTCCTCGCTGCTCTGGCcctaggcggcggcgagctcctcctGCCACGCCTGCGGGCGTggcccccaccaccaccacccccgcGGCTCATTGATCATGAGCAAGAAGGGTGTCCGCAACGGCGGGGACAAATGAACGGTGCTCGTGCTCAAGGTGCCCATGCACTGCCGCTGCAAAGGCTGCGATGACAAGATCCGTGCCAGCGTCAAGGACCTCACCCTTCACCATGGTACCTACTTATGAGTACTTGCATTAGCACCACCAAGCTCCTCCTCATGCTTTCATGCTAATCGATGATCAGGCATCGAGCCGCTGGACCAGTCAACGTTGTGGACCAAGGATGAGCTGCGGGTGGTGTCCACGGCGGACCCCGACAagctccatggcggcggcggtggcagattTTAACACACATGGGCCGGCTCCGCGCCGCTTTCTCTTTAATTGTTTTTTCTATGTCTATGTCAAGATATGACACTGTACTTCTTTTCTAGCCTTATGCATAGGCGCCAGATCAGGATGAAAGGAATGACACAGACAAGAATATAGCTGTCATGTTCGACCTCGTAGGACATCACAAAAGTGTAAAGCTGAAACATCTCATTCTGAACCGGCAGTCCTTTGCACAAACCGTTGAGAACATATTTGCGCTCTCATTTCTGGTGAAGGATGGGAGAGCTGAGATACACGTGGTTGATGGTGGGTATCATTTTGTCGGTAAGCTTTTTTCCTGATAATTAAGCTTTCTGCATTGATATTCCATCAGTCACTATTGATATTTTGCCATATTATGTATACTCACAGATAATACAGCAAGTGGTCAAGCCAGAAGTGGAAGTAATGCTTCACAGAAGCAGTTACCATGGAGGTAAATACAGAAATACACAATCATGTTCAGCTCATAGTTGCACTAAGCTGGGTTCAGATTCCGAGTACCTGATAAATGATAAAGCAACGAAGAAGAACTTGACCAATTGGTGCTCTgaagatgacactctgaagaagagaaaaagacagcatgtcGCTAGGAGGTTGTTTCGTGCAGATGAATAGAAAGAAAGAGCAACTGAGCAAGATGAAGCAGGCTTGCTGACATAGCAACTCAACACCATTTTGAAGAAACTGGATGCAAAGCAGTACGCATGCCACATCCTTTCTGTCCGGCAGCCAGGGTCACCTTGCGCCGCAGCGACCACAGCATTGCATTCCTCCACATGAATAGTTTTGCACAATAGGGTATGGTAGTTTTATAGCAAGGTCGCCGTGTGGGGCcagacccacatgtcagtgaccGGGGATTACCTATGGATATCCCTTCTGGCTTTACTAATGCCCATCGCCGACTACCTGTTGCAATTTCTTCTGCTGGATCAGAAACCATTACTTCTACCATTGGCATTGAAAAGAAGCCCCTCTCTAATGGATGCACCTCCTAGTCTTATTTTGGACGTTCCTCTGGGATTTTGTATGGATATCCCTCCTGGCTTTACAGAAGCTCATCGCCAACTACCTTCTGCAATTTCTTCTGTTGGATCAGAAACCTTTGCTTCTACCACTCGCACTGAGTTTTTCACCCATGGAGTGGCAATCGATGAGGGTGTGTCTAGGTACGCATGCGTCCTTGTAGAAGCCTATGTATGGGTCCCGTCGGCCCCGCACGGCACCAGCAAGTctagcctcgccgccgccatgccaaCTACCTCCGAGAAGTCAGAGGTCGTAGAGGTTGAAGCGGAGGTAGTTTGCCATGGCAGCGATGAGGCTGGACTTGCCGGTGCCGGGCGGGCCGTAGCGGCGTCAAAATTGCCGAGAGCAGGGTCGTCCTTGAGCTCTGCAACCAACACGTGCGCGCGTAAGAAAAGCACACATCAGAGGACGACCACTGTTAGTTGCAGCGCGCCCGCCAGAGCCGCAGCGAGGACGTTGGGGAGGGAAGGCGCATGCACGTATCACCTATCAACTCCCTGGCTGCTGCGTAGGCCGACCGGAGCGCGCCCCTCTCCTCGCTGCTCTGGCcctaggcggcggcgagctcctcctGCCACGCCTGCGGGCGTggcccccaccaccaccacccccgcGGCTCATTGATCATGAGCAAGAAGGGTGTCCGCAACGGCGGGGACAAATGAACGGTGCTCGTGCTCAAGGTGCCCATGCACTGCCGCTGCAAAGGCTGCGATGACAAGATCCGTGCCAGCGTCAAGGACCTCACCCTTCACCATGGTACCTACTTATGAGTACTTGCATTAGCACCACCAAGCTCCTCCTCATGCTTTCATGCTAATCGATGATCAGGCATCGAGCCGCTGGACCAGTCAACGTTGTGGACCAAGGATGAGCTGCGGGTGGTGTCCACGGCGGACCCCGACAagctccatggcggcggcggtggcagattTTAACACACATGGGCCGGCTCCGCGCCGCTTTCTCTTTAATTGTTTTTTCTATGTCTATGTCAAGATATGACACTGTACTTCTTTTCTAGCCTTATGCATAGGCGCCAGATCAGGATGAAAGGAATGACACAGACAAGAATATAGCTGTCATGTTCGACCTCGTAGGACATCACAAAAGTGTAAAGCTGAAACATCTCATTCTGAACCGGCAGTCCTTTGCACAAACCGTTGAGAACATATTTGCGCTCTCATTTCTGGTGAAGGATGGGAGAGCTGAGATACACGTGGTTGATGGTGGGTATCATTTTGTCGGTAAGCTTTTTTCCTGATAATTAAGCTTTCTGCATTGATATTCCATCAGTCACTATTGATATTTTGCCATATTATGTATACTCACAGATAATACAGCAAGTGGTCAAGCCAGAAGTGGAAGTAATGCTTCACAGAAGCAGTTACCATGGAGGTAAATACAGAAATACACAATCATGTTCAGCTCATAGTTGCACTAAGCTGGGTTCAGATTCCGAGTACCTGAAAGAAAACTAAGTTTGCAAAAGAAGACTCAGTAGAGTTCACAAATAAATGATAAAGCAACGAAGAAGAACTTGACCAATTGGTGCTCTgaagatgacactctgaagaagagaaaaagacagcatgtcGCTAGGAGGTTGTTTCGTGCAGATGAATAGAAAGAAAGAGCAACTGAGCAAGATGAAGCAGGCTTGCTGACATAGCAAGTCAACACCATTTTGAAGAAACTGGATGCAAAGCAGTTGTAAGCATGATTAGGCAGCTTTTCTTTCCTCAATTCTCATTAAATAGTGACACTCGCACCATCGATCCGTTGACCAGATGACTGATTTTCGTTTGAGGCAACAAACTATTTTGATTGTTTCCATATAATACAAGCGTTGTGGACGTCCGAGGGATCGTCTTGGTTCTTCCCGGTACCCGCCGCCGGAAGCCAACCCGACGTCCCTTCACGGAGGAAGCAGCTCGAACGCATGCCACATCCTTTCTGTCCGGCAGCCAGGGTCACCTTGCGCCGCAGCGACCACAACATTGCATTCCTCCACATGAATAGTTTTGCACAATAGGGTATGGTAGTTTTATAGCAAGGTCGCCGTGTGGGGCCAGACCCACATGTTAGTTACCGGGGATTACCTATGGATATCCCTTCTGGCTTTACTAATGCCCATCGCCGACTACCTGTTGCAATTTCTTCTGCTGGATCAGAAACCTTTACTTCTACCATTGGCATTGAAAAGAAGCCCCTCTCTAATGGATGCACCTCCTAGTCTTATTTTGGACGCTCCTCTAGGATTTTGTATGGATATCCCTCCTGGCTTTACAGAAGCTCATCGCCAACTACCTTCTGCAATTTCTTCTGTTGGATCAGAAACCTTTGCTTCTACCACTCGCACTGAGTTTTTCACCCATGGAGTGGGAATCGATGAGGGTGTGTCTAGGTACGCATGCGTCCTTGTAGAAGCCTATGTATGGGTCCCGTCGGCCCCGCACGGCACCAGCAAGTctagcctcgccgccgccatgccaaCTACCTCCGAGAAGTTAGAGGCCGTAGAGGTTGAAGCGGAGGTAGTTGGCCATGACAGCGATGAGGCTGGACTTGCCGGTGCCGGGCGGGCCGTAGCGGCGTCAAAATTGCCGAGAGCAGGGTCGTCCTTGAGCTCTGCAACCAACACGTGCGCGCGTAAGAAAATCACACATCAGAGGACGACCACTGTCAGTTGCAGCGCGCCCGCCAGAGCCGCTGCGAGGACGTTGGGGAGGGAAGGCGCATGCACGTATCACCTATCAACTCCCTGGCTGCTGCGTA is part of the Panicum virgatum strain AP13 unplaced genomic scaffold, P.virgatum_v5 scaffold_2972, whole genome shotgun sequence genome and encodes:
- the LOC120694079 gene encoding uncharacterized protein LOC120694079 is translated as MPSSSSSSLLSGSNTASAELPLIPCKLCNGVVIERVSKQPETTSRKFYRCRAKKTDGSQCDFFHWQASYAVLLIEDGFVSGDRRLELLMIALNDHGKAVESLTNSIREMKKKLSNLELVMEELDNVKKSMKAAMVEIEENKKSTAAALKLMENELQKLKGSTKVKPRNMALCFLLLALIGWFVMGQMNWGEEASSRFMLRG